A stretch of Pirellulales bacterium DNA encodes these proteins:
- a CDS encoding autotransporter-associated beta strand repeat-containing protein: protein MKTLQLALFAAVFLTAPGVVLGHGFDIELNSTWTGVTVASDEPQLDNGGTVGGGTSTDLNTLFLADFNGTSSTNLTGSAYYSVAHGFAYLGAGPGGVPPADYLTATFNIISPLYFSDGSAGSTASGAVVASSGTSIQMYDADYSTFTGPNYVGASPGYVSIGGSTPFAAGFQTSMDDPHEIVKELYLAPGSTQTYGEYGFAFDVTLTLGNGATIVTPPLVDIFAVADPNLGDFGDNAPDTVQDAATLSIFYAATASGNVVLGNTSSWSGPANSTWANASIWENGIVPGSTAGTTSNDTVVFSSGSTSPLVDIGRNVQTILFELNVGALTLGTTNGNALLLTGGGSIQVTSTVANPQVVNAPLVVEGASALYTFSNDSLTSSATLSFGGSITGGAAGNTVLTLGGDNTGNNTISGAISNGLASSLAIVENGGTCNWILSGPNSYTGGTTVNQGTLNVTATGTLGSSTSPLTIASVAAFDSAIVNINGNQSVGNLSGTINGLDSTGALNIAAGSSLTVNQTATTTFGAALTIAAGTAGNSGSFSLQGSGTLEMDAAPSLGDNSVVNVGGGTLRFNPADGPGTIGANVVVTVASAATLQLAGSYAALSGGGTANIVNNGSTANRGGFLVTGTNQVVGSISGMASSSGPTTYSGDTIVGDGSSAAQLTAGQILQNSLTINAGSTVTIAPSGAGSNDVTTAGITAAGITTAGATASAAMVASGEAGDSISAADSAPLMAIQNAIAGGAITAATGKMLASRIAAIERLAAADPGFNASLVDERVLAAIPASDWPADSSILSTASESSVSLLSSVSMAEDSDEEIGSPNDMTNAFGAATAVRPGAVPEPSGLLLAIAAGVVIVALLARKRARGAMPTALRGHVFLSTHMPTPGSGQDTERPRS, encoded by the coding sequence ATGAAAACATTGCAACTCGCCCTATTTGCCGCCGTTTTTCTAACCGCGCCCGGCGTCGTACTCGGACACGGATTCGACATCGAACTCAACTCGACGTGGACCGGCGTGACCGTCGCGTCGGACGAACCGCAGCTTGACAACGGCGGCACGGTCGGTGGCGGAACGAGCACAGATTTGAACACCCTGTTCCTCGCAGATTTCAACGGAACTTCGTCGACTAACCTGACGGGGAGCGCTTACTACTCGGTCGCGCATGGTTTCGCCTATCTGGGGGCAGGGCCAGGCGGGGTGCCGCCCGCAGATTACCTCACCGCAACGTTCAACATCATAAGCCCCCTGTACTTCTCGGACGGCAGCGCCGGATCGACCGCTTCGGGAGCGGTCGTCGCATCCAGCGGCACTTCTATTCAGATGTACGATGCCGACTACTCCACGTTCACCGGTCCAAACTATGTCGGCGCTTCGCCCGGATATGTGAGCATCGGTGGCTCGACGCCATTTGCCGCCGGCTTTCAAACGTCGATGGATGACCCGCACGAAATAGTAAAGGAGCTCTATTTGGCTCCCGGCTCGACCCAGACCTACGGCGAATACGGTTTCGCTTTCGACGTGACCTTGACGCTCGGCAACGGCGCGACAATCGTGACGCCGCCATTGGTCGATATTTTCGCGGTCGCGGATCCGAATCTCGGTGATTTCGGCGACAACGCGCCCGACACCGTGCAGGACGCGGCGACCCTGTCGATCTTTTACGCCGCCACGGCTTCCGGCAATGTGGTCTTGGGCAACACGTCATCTTGGAGTGGCCCGGCCAATTCCACCTGGGCCAATGCAAGCATTTGGGAAAACGGCATCGTGCCGGGCAGCACCGCCGGAACGACCAGTAACGACACCGTGGTGTTTTCTTCGGGCAGCACCAGTCCCCTAGTCGACATTGGCCGCAACGTGCAAACCATCCTCTTCGAGCTGAACGTCGGCGCGCTGACGCTCGGCACCACCAATGGCAACGCCTTGCTGCTCACAGGTGGCGGCTCGATCCAAGTGACGTCGACCGTGGCGAATCCACAGGTCGTCAACGCTCCCTTGGTGGTCGAAGGAGCCAGCGCGCTCTACACGTTTAGCAACGACTCCTTGACTTCTTCGGCCACGCTCAGCTTCGGCGGCAGCATCACCGGCGGCGCGGCCGGAAATACCGTCCTCACACTCGGCGGCGACAACACCGGCAACAACACGATCTCCGGCGCCATCTCCAACGGCTTGGCCAGTTCGCTGGCGATCGTCGAAAACGGCGGCACCTGCAACTGGATTCTTTCCGGACCGAACTCCTACACCGGCGGCACCACGGTCAATCAAGGAACGCTCAACGTCACGGCGACCGGCACGCTCGGCTCGTCCACCAGCCCGCTCACCATCGCGTCCGTGGCCGCTTTCGATTCGGCGATAGTGAATATCAACGGCAATCAATCGGTCGGCAATTTATCGGGCACAATCAATGGCTTGGATTCGACCGGGGCGCTCAATATCGCGGCCGGCTCTTCGCTCACCGTCAATCAAACCGCGACCACGACCTTCGGCGCCGCGCTCACCATCGCCGCCGGCACCGCCGGCAATTCCGGCAGTTTTTCGTTGCAAGGCTCGGGCACCTTGGAAATGGATGCCGCGCCGTCGCTCGGCGATAATAGCGTCGTCAATGTCGGGGGCGGCACATTGCGTTTCAATCCGGCCGACGGCCCTGGCACGATCGGGGCGAATGTGGTTGTCACCGTGGCGAGCGCCGCCACACTGCAATTGGCCGGCTCGTATGCGGCACTTTCTGGCGGCGGAACCGCGAATATCGTCAACAACGGCTCGACCGCCAACCGCGGCGGGTTTCTGGTGACCGGCACGAATCAAGTCGTCGGCTCAATCAGCGGCATGGCTTCTTCGTCGGGTCCCACCACGTATAGCGGCGACACGATCGTGGGCGACGGCTCTTCGGCCGCCCAACTGACGGCCGGCCAGATTCTGCAAAACTCGCTAACGATCAACGCGGGATCGACCGTCACAATCGCTCCGTCGGGCGCCGGCTCAAACGATGTCACTACCGCCGGAATTACTGCCGCCGGAATCACTACTGCCGGTGCAACTGCCAGTGCCGCGATGGTCGCCTCCGGCGAAGCGGGCGATTCGATTTCCGCCGCGGATAGCGCTCCGCTGATGGCGATCCAAAACGCGATTGCCGGCGGCGCGATCACGGCCGCGACGGGCAAGATGTTGGCATCGCGCATCGCTGCCATCGAGCGATTGGCAGCCGCCGACCCTGGCTTCAACGCGAGCTTGGTTGACGAGCGGGTCTTGGCAGCGATTCCGGCATCCGATTGGCCGGCCGATTCATCAATTTTATCTACGGCGAGCGAATCGAGCGTCAGCTTACTCAGTTCCGTTTCGATGGCCGAAGATTCAGACGAAGAAATTGGCTCGCCCAACGACATGACAAACGCGTTCGGCGCTGCGACCGCCGTTCGCCCGGGGGCGGTGCCCGAGCCGTCGGGCTTGCTCTTGGCCATTGCCGCAGGCGTCGTCATCGTGGCTCTGCTGGCGAGAAAACGTGCGCGGGGTGCCATGCCCACGGCTCTGCGTGGGCATGTTTTCTTATCGACGCACATGCCCACTCCGGGCAGTGGGCAGGACACCGAACGGCCCCGATCGTAG